One region of Pangasianodon hypophthalmus isolate fPanHyp1 chromosome 15, fPanHyp1.pri, whole genome shotgun sequence genomic DNA includes:
- the LOC113535628 gene encoding UPF0729 protein C18orf32 homolog encodes MVCIPCIVIPILLWVYKRFLEPIVYPLISPFISRFWTKKAVQETGTNDTKANQTNQPSKTECNGNANVCTANGTTAVSDKKKD; translated from the exons ATGGTTTGTATCCCCTGCATCGTCATCCCCATCCTCCTGTGGGTTTACAAACGCTTCCTGGAGCCCATCGTCTATCCGCTCATCTCTCCATTCATCAGCCGGTTCTGGACCAAAAAGGCGGTGCAGGAGACGGGAACAAACGACACAAAGGCCaaccaaacaaaccaaccaagcAAG ACCGAATGCAACGGAAATGCAAACGTGTGTACCGCTAACGGCACGACAGCGGTGTCGGACAAAAAGAAGGACTGA